In Neisseriaceae bacterium CLB008, one genomic interval encodes:
- a CDS encoding bile acid:sodium symporter family protein, which translates to MKLTRFLPDKFTMALIGAVVLASVLPSQGRWVPIMDGITVLAIGLLFFLHGAKLSRRAVIEGMGHWRLHSVVFTFTYLIFPLLIWLGKPLLLKLVSQDLYWGLLYMALLPSTVQSSIAFVAVARGNVPAAICSATASNILGIFLTPLLVGWIILGSQSDAAHSGALEAILDIVYQLLLPFIAGQIARRWIGVWVDKHKPVLAYVDQSSILLVVYTAFSAAVVSGLWQATPWVALVNLVVISCVLLALVLGLTRWVSTLMGFNKADEITIVFCGSKKSMATGIPMAQVLFAGTGVSMGAMVLPLMLFHQIQLMVCAVIAARYQKRLGDE; encoded by the coding sequence ATGAAACTGACCCGTTTTTTGCCCGATAAATTCACCATGGCTTTAATTGGCGCGGTGGTGCTGGCATCGGTCTTGCCCAGTCAAGGGCGTTGGGTGCCGATTATGGACGGCATCACCGTATTGGCCATTGGCCTTTTGTTTTTTTTACATGGCGCCAAGCTGTCGCGCCGCGCCGTTATTGAAGGCATGGGCCATTGGCGTTTGCACAGCGTGGTATTTACCTTTACTTATCTGATTTTCCCACTGTTGATCTGGTTGGGTAAACCCCTTTTGCTCAAGTTAGTGTCACAAGACCTTTATTGGGGACTATTGTATATGGCGCTGTTGCCTTCTACCGTCCAGTCGTCGATTGCGTTTGTGGCGGTGGCGCGCGGTAATGTGCCAGCGGCGATTTGTAGCGCCACGGCGTCAAATATCTTGGGTATCTTCTTAACACCATTGCTGGTGGGGTGGATTATTTTGGGCAGCCAAAGTGATGCAGCACACAGTGGGGCTTTAGAAGCGATTTTGGATATTGTGTATCAGCTCTTATTGCCGTTTATTGCGGGTCAGATCGCCCGCCGCTGGATTGGCGTTTGGGTCGACAAACATAAGCCCGTGCTGGCCTATGTAGATCAAAGCTCGATTTTGCTGGTGGTGTACACCGCGTTTAGTGCGGCGGTGGTGAGTGGGTTGTGGCAGGCGACGCCGTGGGTCGCCTTGGTGAATTTAGTGGTGATCAGCTGTGTGCTGTTGGCTCTGGTTTTGGGCTTGACGCGTTGGGTCAGCACGCTGATGGGCTTTAATAAGGCGGACGAAATCACCATCGTGTTTTGCGGGTCGAAAAAAAGCATGGCCACAGGTATTCCAATGGCGCAGGTATTATTTGCGGGTACTGGGGTGTCAATGGGGGCGATGGTGTTGCCGTTGATGCTGTTTCATCAGATCCAGCTGATGGTGTGTGCAGTCATCGCCGCGCGCTATCAAAAGCGGCTTGGGGACGAATAA
- the aroB gene encoding 3-dehydroquinate synthase: MITLNVATPSHQYPIFIGQNLFDDLTHTLKPYLSHQAAIITNTTVAPLYLAKLEAALTALGQAYFVITLPDGEAYKTWDTLNLIFDGLLNQHAERKTTLIALGGGVIGDMVGFAAATYQRGAPFIQIPTTLLSQVDSSVGGKTAINHPLGKNMIGAFYQPQAVLADMSTLNTLPPREFAAGLAEVIKYGLLGDRDFLAWLEANIDDLMAQKPEALAYAVETSCRMKAEIVAKDETEQGVRAWLNLGHTFGHAIEAELGFGTWLHGEAVATGMVLACRLSETLGTLNRADTERVIALLQRAGLPTEPPVFGFDRWLAHMSHDKKVSQGQLRFVTLSRLGQAEIRADVSTEALQQTLAPYTP, encoded by the coding sequence ATGATTACCTTAAACGTTGCCACGCCTTCCCACCAATACCCGATATTCATTGGTCAAAACCTATTCGATGATTTGACCCACACCCTCAAGCCCTACCTTAGCCATCAGGCCGCCATCATCACCAACACCACCGTGGCGCCCTTGTATCTAGCTAAGCTTGAAGCTGCCTTGACTGCCTTAGGCCAAGCCTATTTTGTGATCACCCTACCCGATGGCGAAGCGTACAAAACCTGGGACACCTTAAACCTGATTTTTGACGGCCTGTTAAACCAACACGCCGAACGCAAAACCACGCTGATTGCTCTAGGGGGCGGCGTGATTGGCGACATGGTCGGCTTTGCTGCCGCAACCTACCAACGCGGCGCGCCGTTTATTCAAATCCCCACCACTTTACTCAGTCAGGTTGACTCATCGGTAGGCGGCAAAACCGCCATTAATCACCCTCTGGGCAAAAACATGATTGGGGCGTTTTATCAACCCCAAGCGGTTCTGGCCGACATGAGCACTTTGAACACCTTACCCCCGCGTGAATTTGCCGCTGGCCTAGCCGAAGTGATTAAATATGGCCTATTAGGCGACCGTGACTTTCTGGCTTGGCTAGAAGCCAATATCGACGACTTAATGGCGCAAAAACCTGAAGCGCTGGCCTACGCCGTTGAAACCAGCTGCCGCATGAAGGCCGAAATCGTGGCCAAAGACGAGACCGAACAGGGCGTGCGCGCCTGGCTCAACCTAGGCCATACCTTTGGCCACGCCATCGAAGCCGAACTAGGCTTTGGCACTTGGCTCCACGGCGAAGCCGTCGCCACCGGCATGGTTTTGGCCTGCCGCCTGTCCGAAACCTTAGGCACCTTAAACCGCGCCGACACCGAACGCGTCATTGCCCTCTTGCAACGCGCCGGCCTGCCAACAGAACCACCCGTGTTTGGCTTTGATCGCTGGCTGGCCCACATGAGCCACGATAAAAAAGTAAGCCAAGGACAGCTGCGTTTTGTGACCCTAAGCCGGCTTGGCCAGGCCGAGATCCGCGCCGACGTCAGCACCGAGGCGCTGCAGCAAACCCTAGCGCCCTACACCCCCTAA
- a CDS encoding pilus assembly protein PilP yields the protein MPRFKSGRSLFQMSLALALGGCTHEPADLKAWQHSLNTQTAPPLPAWPNTEQPYALDHDTPALLTLFSPEARRPESAEQALVFYPIAQLRYVGTISTPDQRWAIIYTPSGIHLASQGSLLGLEHWSLERIDQAALTLMPRQPDAAPLQLPLSAAPP from the coding sequence ATGCCACGCTTTAAGTCTGGGCGTAGCCTCTTCCAGATGAGTCTAGCGCTGGCGCTTGGCGGCTGCACACATGAACCCGCTGACCTCAAAGCTTGGCAGCACAGCCTCAACACCCAGACCGCGCCCCCCTTACCGGCCTGGCCCAATACTGAGCAGCCCTATGCCTTAGACCACGACACACCGGCCCTCCTGACCTTATTTAGCCCCGAAGCACGCCGCCCCGAATCTGCCGAACAGGCCTTGGTGTTTTATCCCATTGCCCAGCTTCGTTACGTCGGCACCATCAGTACGCCAGATCAACGCTGGGCCATCATCTACACCCCTAGCGGCATACACTTAGCCAGCCAAGGCAGCTTACTGGGCTTAGAACATTGGTCGCTTGAGCGTATTGATCAGGCGGCGCTCACCCTCATGCCGCGCCAGCCCGATGCAGCACCGTTACAGCTGCCCCTTAGCGCGGCACCGCCCTAA
- the rpsP gene encoding 30S ribosomal protein S16, producing the protein MVVIRLSRGGSKHRPFYNIIVTDSRSSRDGRFIERLGFYNPVANEKQERVRLAADRLNHWIKQGAQMSDTVAKLVKTEKIAA; encoded by the coding sequence ATGGTTGTGATTCGTTTATCACGCGGCGGTTCTAAACACCGTCCATTTTACAACATCATCGTTACCGATTCTCGCAGCTCTCGCGATGGTCGTTTCATTGAACGCCTAGGTTTTTACAACCCAGTTGCCAATGAAAAACAAGAACGTGTACGTTTGGCTGCTGACCGTTTGAACCACTGGATCAAACAAGGCGCACAAATGAGCGACACCGTAGCAAAACTAGTTAAAACAGAAAAAATTGCTGCTTAA
- the rimM gene encoding ribosome maturation factor RimM (Essential for efficient processing of 16S rRNA): MSNEKLVSMGFVRGVFGVRGWLKISTSTEYSDSLLDYEEWQLEKDGVTKNVTVEAGKVAGTELQVKLVGIEDRDQAEALKGFTIYVPRSEFAPTEEDEYYWTDLIGLNVVNQEQVALGKVTNLMQTGANDVLVLKGEQGQVLIPFVSAYVLEVKLAEQTILVDWDLDY, translated from the coding sequence ATGTCAAACGAAAAACTCGTTAGCATGGGCTTTGTCCGCGGTGTTTTTGGTGTCCGAGGTTGGTTAAAAATTTCGACCAGCACCGAGTATTCAGACAGCTTGCTAGACTATGAAGAATGGCAGCTGGAAAAAGACGGTGTGACTAAAAACGTCACGGTTGAAGCAGGCAAAGTCGCCGGTACCGAACTCCAAGTTAAATTGGTCGGCATTGAGGACAGAGATCAGGCTGAAGCCCTAAAAGGCTTTACCATTTATGTCCCTCGTAGCGAATTTGCCCCGACGGAAGAAGACGAATACTACTGGACCGATCTGATCGGCCTGAACGTCGTCAACCAAGAACAAGTTGCCTTAGGCAAGGTCACCAACCTAATGCAAACCGGTGCCAATGATGTATTGGTGCTCAAAGGTGAACAGGGCCAAGTGTTGATTCCATTCGTTTCAGCCTATGTTCTGGAAGTAAAATTGGCAGAACAAACCATCCTTGTGGATTGGGATCTGGATTACTGA
- a CDS encoding DUF805 domain-containing protein → MANFFTQHYIDTVKHHSFDYKGRAPARKFGFYVLSQFLILIAFILIAAVSMRLFTPLLVEKVGLAILLLWSLITLPATLCLTIRRLHDVGLSGWFVLLIIFIGPILALLGLKSASNGVGFGIIGALCVIKSQPKGNRYGPAPTL, encoded by the coding sequence ATGGCCAATTTTTTTACCCAACACTATATAGACACCGTCAAACACCACTCCTTTGACTACAAAGGCCGCGCACCCGCGCGCAAATTTGGCTTTTACGTGCTGTCACAATTTTTAATCCTTATCGCCTTCATCCTCATCGCCGCCGTGTCGATGCGCCTCTTTACCCCCTTACTGGTTGAAAAAGTCGGCCTAGCCATCCTGCTGCTGTGGTCGCTCATCACGCTACCGGCTACGCTCTGCCTCACCATCCGCCGCCTGCACGACGTAGGCCTGAGCGGCTGGTTTGTGTTGTTAATCATTTTCATTGGCCCGATCTTGGCCTTGCTCGGCCTCAAAAGCGCCAGCAATGGCGTAGGCTTTGGGATTATTGGTGCCTTATGTGTCATCAAAAGCCAGCCCAAAGGCAATCGATACGGCCCAGCGCCCACCCTTTAA
- the pilQ gene encoding type IV pilus secretin PilQ: MRLFCHPIFLAATLSLMSTLSHAQTPNIQTPITLQFQAMPLSSALTLLAQVADVDLILAEGLRGSVTLSLDQMPWQTGFKQLLQQHQLSATRQGSALYIGPQAVPLRPISPTHTPSEPTLSSAIFQLNYKDVAELATIFNLNSADRAARHLLSPNGQAYVDPGNNMLIVYDTAAVHADVASLISQLDRPKRQVLIQAHIIEASDGFAQELGLKLGAAFQNHRLQIGGPWPETDQGQDDGGSTPWQLQQLRPNLNLSGPSNQAALSVFGRGAHFLLGLELSAMQLENKGQILSSPRILTADRQTATIESGDELPYREADSYVSTTLFKKAVLSLQVTPYITPDNQVIMAIAINKDSPKGNGALSIKSINTQVMIADGSTLVIGGIYEESSSDGVQKVPILGDLPLLGRLFQAKQQQQNRQELVIFLTPNILVDKIPTEAQ, from the coding sequence ATGCGCCTCTTCTGCCACCCCATTTTTTTGGCCGCCACGCTGTCCCTGATGTCGACGCTGAGCCACGCCCAAACGCCCAATATTCAAACCCCGATCACCCTCCAATTTCAGGCGATGCCACTGTCGTCAGCCTTGACCTTATTGGCCCAAGTAGCCGATGTCGACTTAATTCTGGCCGAAGGCCTCAGAGGCAGCGTCACCCTATCGCTCGATCAAATGCCGTGGCAAACAGGGTTTAAGCAGCTGTTACAGCAACACCAGCTCAGCGCCACTCGCCAAGGCTCGGCGCTGTATATTGGCCCACAAGCCGTCCCCTTACGGCCCATCTCGCCCACCCACACCCCCTCCGAGCCCACGCTCAGTTCGGCAATTTTTCAGCTCAACTATAAAGACGTGGCCGAGCTGGCAACTATTTTCAACCTCAACAGCGCCGACCGAGCCGCCCGCCACCTCCTCAGCCCCAATGGCCAAGCTTACGTCGACCCCGGCAACAATATGCTCATTGTCTACGACACGGCCGCCGTGCATGCCGATGTGGCCAGCCTCATATCTCAACTCGACCGTCCCAAACGGCAAGTTTTGATCCAAGCCCACATCATCGAAGCCTCTGATGGTTTCGCCCAAGAACTCGGCCTCAAGCTGGGTGCGGCATTTCAAAACCATCGCCTCCAAATCGGTGGCCCTTGGCCAGAGACTGACCAAGGCCAAGACGACGGCGGCAGTACGCCATGGCAACTGCAACAGCTGCGCCCCAACCTCAATCTCAGCGGCCCCAGCAATCAGGCTGCCCTATCGGTATTCGGGCGCGGTGCTCATTTCTTACTCGGCCTCGAACTCAGCGCCATGCAGTTAGAAAATAAAGGGCAGATCTTGTCTAGCCCACGCATTCTCACCGCCGACCGCCAAACTGCGACGATTGAATCGGGCGATGAGCTGCCCTACCGCGAAGCCGACAGCTACGTCAGCACCACCTTATTTAAAAAAGCCGTACTCAGCCTTCAGGTTACCCCCTACATCACGCCGGACAATCAAGTCATCATGGCCATTGCCATCAATAAAGACAGTCCCAAAGGCAATGGCGCTCTCTCGATTAAAAGCATCAACACCCAAGTCATGATCGCAGACGGCAGCACCTTGGTCATCGGCGGCATCTATGAAGAAAGCAGCAGCGACGGCGTCCAAAAAGTCCCCATCTTAGGCGACCTTCCCCTTTTAGGGCGCCTATTTCAAGCCAAACAACAGCAGCAAAATCGGCAAGAATTGGTGATTTTTCTCACCCCCAATATCCTCGTCGACAAAATACCCACAGAGGCTCAATAA
- a CDS encoding bifunctional acetate--CoA ligase family protein/GNAT family N-acetyltransferase, translating into MKPHYLTSLICPNHVAVIGASDRPQSLGQTVFANLLSSDFKGKLYPVNIKHRFVGGLPTVNSVSKLKVEIDLAIVLTPAPSFVKVIQDCANKGIPFILLGKDLSDATAEDQKHLDAAIALAKEKGIRVLGPSLLGLMRPVLGFNASSYGGKVRPGNLALVSQSSALCTAMLDWADSKEVGFSAVIPMGEVAFDIDFGEILDFLVNDRSTQAILLHIHHVRVGRRFWSALKAATRAKPVVVIKSGRFEDDVQGLTHASQIIKSADVFDSLLARAGALRVDTISQMFTAVKVLAANYRAKGRRLAIVCNGIGLGVLAADNARASGVALAELSPETIQSLDALLPPNWSRNNPVDILGDASPLRFRTAVKLCLDDEQVDGVLVLFTPQMGTDHLTTAQMMVSLQQETSKPLLMSWLGDAKVQASRALFTQARCMHFGAPEHAIAVFKNLVAFHQNQLLLQQTPSPITENRAKPDLKGAQKIITQGKKAKNKVMPEHLSKSLLQAFHIPTNETFLAESAEQALKIANKMGYPVVLKIDSSDFFHKSDIGGVELNVTNDANLTEAYQAIMARALAAKPKARINGISVQPMLNKRNAREVMIGVTQDPIFGPVITFGAGGVTAEIQQDTALALPPLNEVLIDDMIGRTRIGKMLGAFQHMPPIHYEALKDVLIRVSEMVCELPDILELEIDPVLIDDKGAVALDARVVLQKTLPTIQRYSHMAIMPYPSNLETQATLKDGTEVVVRPSRPEDAEALQAFVRNLSDESRYNRFMSSIKQLSQNVLVRFTQLDYDREMALVMLRDTENGPEMLGIVRYVTDPDFEVCEFGMSVADEWQNKGIGTLLMNLLFNAAKDQGLSVMRGEILTANTGMQKLTRNLGFSVSKDPEDGSICLVEKSLIDTKSTKKSK; encoded by the coding sequence ATGAAACCCCATTACTTAACCTCTTTAATTTGTCCCAATCATGTGGCCGTTATCGGCGCCAGTGACCGCCCGCAATCGCTGGGGCAAACCGTTTTTGCCAACCTGCTCAGCAGCGACTTCAAAGGCAAGCTATACCCCGTCAACATCAAACATCGTTTTGTCGGTGGCCTACCCACCGTCAACAGCGTCAGCAAGCTCAAGGTCGAGATTGATCTGGCCATTGTGCTCACGCCAGCGCCCTCATTTGTTAAAGTCATTCAAGACTGTGCCAACAAAGGCATACCTTTTATCCTTTTAGGTAAAGACCTCAGCGACGCCACCGCCGAAGACCAAAAACACCTCGATGCCGCCATCGCCTTAGCCAAAGAAAAAGGCATCCGCGTCCTCGGCCCCAGCCTTTTAGGCTTGATGCGGCCGGTACTCGGCTTTAACGCCAGCTCTTACGGCGGCAAGGTGCGTCCAGGCAACTTGGCCTTAGTCAGCCAATCCAGCGCCCTCTGTACCGCCATGCTGGACTGGGCCGACAGTAAAGAAGTCGGTTTTTCTGCCGTCATCCCCATGGGCGAAGTGGCCTTTGACATCGACTTTGGTGAAATCCTCGATTTTTTGGTGAATGATCGCTCTACCCAGGCCATTTTGCTGCACATCCACCACGTCCGCGTGGGCCGCCGTTTCTGGAGCGCGCTCAAGGCCGCTACCCGCGCCAAGCCGGTGGTGGTGATTAAATCTGGTCGTTTCGAAGACGACGTCCAAGGCCTCACTCACGCCAGCCAAATCATCAAAAGCGCCGACGTATTCGACAGCCTATTGGCGCGCGCCGGTGCCCTGCGGGTCGACACCATTTCCCAAATGTTCACTGCCGTGAAGGTTTTGGCCGCCAACTATAGGGCTAAAGGCCGCCGCTTGGCCATTGTGTGTAACGGGATTGGCCTAGGCGTTCTGGCCGCCGACAACGCTCGTGCATCCGGCGTGGCCTTGGCCGAACTCAGCCCCGAAACGATTCAATCTCTCGACGCCCTATTGCCGCCCAACTGGTCGCGCAATAACCCTGTCGACATTTTAGGCGACGCCAGCCCCTTGCGTTTTAGAACGGCGGTCAAGCTGTGCTTAGACGACGAGCAAGTCGACGGCGTGCTGGTGCTGTTCACCCCGCAAATGGGCACCGACCACTTAACCACCGCCCAAATGATGGTGAGCCTACAGCAAGAAACCAGTAAGCCGCTATTGATGTCATGGTTAGGAGACGCCAAGGTTCAGGCCAGCCGCGCCCTATTTACCCAAGCGCGCTGCATGCATTTTGGCGCGCCCGAGCACGCGATTGCCGTATTTAAAAACCTGGTGGCCTTCCATCAAAACCAATTATTGCTGCAACAAACCCCCAGCCCCATCACCGAAAACCGCGCCAAGCCCGATTTAAAAGGCGCGCAAAAAATCATCACCCAAGGCAAAAAAGCCAAGAATAAGGTCATGCCCGAGCATTTGTCTAAATCGCTGTTGCAGGCCTTCCACATCCCCACTAACGAAACCTTCTTGGCCGAATCAGCCGAGCAGGCGCTGAAAATTGCCAATAAAATGGGTTATCCCGTGGTATTGAAGATCGACTCGTCGGACTTCTTCCATAAATCGGACATCGGTGGCGTGGAGCTGAACGTCACCAACGACGCCAACCTCACCGAAGCCTATCAAGCCATCATGGCCCGCGCCTTGGCGGCCAAGCCTAAGGCCCGCATCAACGGCATCAGCGTGCAGCCCATGCTGAATAAACGCAACGCCCGCGAAGTGATGATTGGCGTCACTCAAGATCCTATTTTTGGCCCCGTCATCACCTTTGGCGCCGGCGGCGTCACCGCCGAAATCCAACAGGACACGGCCTTGGCCCTGCCGCCCTTAAACGAAGTGCTGATTGACGACATGATCGGCCGTACCCGCATCGGCAAAATGCTGGGCGCCTTCCAACACATGCCGCCCATTCACTATGAAGCCTTAAAAGACGTGCTGATTCGGGTATCGGAAATGGTGTGTGAACTGCCGGACATTCTGGAATTAGAGATCGACCCCGTCCTCATCGACGACAAAGGTGCCGTGGCGCTAGACGCACGCGTGGTGCTGCAAAAAACCTTGCCCACCATCCAGCGCTATAGCCACATGGCCATCATGCCCTACCCGAGCAATCTGGAAACTCAAGCCACCCTCAAAGACGGCACGGAAGTGGTGGTGCGCCCCTCTCGTCCAGAAGACGCCGAAGCCTTACAGGCCTTTGTACGCAATCTATCCGACGAAAGCCGCTACAACCGCTTCATGTCCAGCATTAAGCAGCTGTCGCAAAACGTACTGGTGCGCTTTACCCAGCTCGACTACGACCGTGAGATGGCGTTGGTGATGTTACGCGACACCGAAAACGGTCCAGAAATGCTCGGCATTGTCCGCTACGTCACCGATCCTGACTTTGAAGTGTGTGAATTTGGCATGTCGGTGGCTGATGAATGGCAAAACAAAGGCATTGGCACCTTGCTGATGAACCTCTTATTTAATGCCGCTAAAGATCAAGGCCTCAGCGTGATGCGCGGCGAAATATTGACCGCCAACACCGGCATGCAAAAACTCACGCGCAATCTGGGATTTAGCGTCAGCAAAGACCCGGAGGACGGCAGCATTTGTCTGGTAGAGAAATCGCTAATAGACACAAAAAGCACAAAAAAATCAAAGTAA
- a CDS encoding shikimate kinase, whose product MDKRVNQLTGNFFLVGPMGAGKTTVGKQLALLLGKTFYDSDHVIVDRCGVAVTTIFEVEGEAGFRCREKEAIDHLTQLDNIVLATGGGAVLHEENRQALKNRGTVIYLRASVDAILKRTRYDKSRPLLQTSNPRERLNTLMAERDHLYKEVAHIVVDANGPTIQALMQKLMHSIQEHHQLKNP is encoded by the coding sequence ATGGACAAACGGGTAAATCAATTGACCGGCAATTTTTTTCTGGTTGGCCCCATGGGCGCAGGCAAAACCACAGTAGGCAAGCAGCTCGCTTTGCTACTGGGTAAAACCTTTTATGACTCTGATCACGTCATCGTTGATCGTTGCGGCGTAGCCGTCACCACCATCTTCGAGGTAGAGGGCGAAGCTGGCTTTCGCTGTCGTGAAAAAGAAGCCATCGACCACCTCACCCAGCTCGACAACATTGTCTTGGCCACGGGTGGCGGCGCTGTCCTCCATGAAGAAAACCGTCAGGCCTTGAAAAACCGTGGCACCGTCATTTATTTGCGCGCCAGCGTGGATGCTATTTTGAAGCGAACGCGGTATGATAAATCTCGACCCTTGCTGCAAACCAGCAACCCCAGAGAGCGGCTCAACACCTTAATGGCGGAACGCGACCACTTATATAAAGAAGTGGCCCACATTGTTGTTGACGCCAATGGCCCAACCATCCAAGCATTGATGCAAAAACTCATGCATTCAATTCAGGAACATCATCAGCTTAAGAACCCATGA
- a CDS encoding 50S ribosome-binding protein YggL, with amino-acid sequence MNRQSKNRLSRLNKRQQKKLLVGAYQELGFGILFQFKADTDPQLIDSTLDAVLSLVDDEGATFGGYCNGQLFEGMVMPLNRQVISAESRQKVIDLLATFSHIEDVQVSEFVDAWYD; translated from the coding sequence ATGAACCGTCAATCCAAAAACCGTTTGTCTCGTTTAAACAAACGTCAGCAAAAAAAATTACTCGTGGGTGCTTACCAAGAACTGGGCTTTGGCATTCTTTTCCAATTTAAAGCCGACACCGATCCACAGCTAATCGACAGCACCCTAGACGCCGTTTTGTCTTTAGTCGACGATGAAGGCGCCACCTTTGGCGGCTACTGCAATGGTCAGCTGTTTGAAGGCATGGTCATGCCGCTGAACCGTCAAGTGATCAGCGCTGAGTCTCGCCAAAAAGTCATCGACTTATTGGCCACCTTCTCGCACATTGAAGACGTACAAGTAAGCGAATTCGTGGACGCTTGGTACGACTAA
- the pilM gene encoding type IV pilus biogenesis protein PilM — MFAQFKKHLHTQWRLWRSTPPFEPASMAIGVSHEATQIHALQLRRGHDGALTIQLHAHVSHLPLAATPWGLTEASLSALAPLLPTPTPSLVLALPSALVQHQYRHLPAPDQTLDEQAYAALAQEVAPDSVAMDYQCLDVATPDSSPLYLLCYAHLDAVHHYQRVAQALQLHLSCLDVEPFAALNAWYFWLQRQAPTQMDQVLLLIHARPTDLSVLFSQRQRLIHHANTPLIDTPEHPEPVQARDFILQCWQSFHATHNAPVAHAYLTGRHSLNPNFRHAIAKSLSVPLICAHPVTALAASPPFTAQALNEHAPDLLITFGLALRALDGAPP, encoded by the coding sequence ATGTTTGCTCAGTTTAAAAAGCACCTGCACACTCAATGGCGTCTCTGGCGCTCTACGCCACCGTTTGAGCCTGCCAGCATGGCGATTGGGGTCAGCCATGAGGCCACTCAAATTCACGCGTTGCAGTTACGCCGTGGCCACGACGGCGCCTTAACCATACAACTGCACGCCCACGTCAGCCATTTACCGCTGGCGGCCACGCCTTGGGGCTTAACCGAAGCCAGCCTCAGTGCTTTGGCGCCTTTATTGCCCACGCCAACACCTTCACTGGTTTTGGCGTTGCCCTCGGCACTGGTACAGCATCAATACCGGCACCTGCCCGCGCCTGATCAAACCCTAGACGAGCAGGCCTACGCTGCCTTAGCGCAGGAGGTTGCACCAGATTCAGTCGCCATGGACTACCAATGCTTAGACGTCGCCACGCCAGACAGTTCCCCTTTATATCTATTGTGTTACGCTCATCTTGATGCGGTACACCACTACCAAAGAGTGGCCCAAGCCCTACAGCTGCACCTAAGTTGCCTTGACGTCGAGCCGTTCGCCGCCTTGAACGCGTGGTATTTTTGGCTACAGCGCCAGGCGCCCACGCAGATGGATCAAGTATTGCTGCTGATTCACGCCCGCCCAACTGATTTAAGCGTGTTGTTTAGTCAGCGACAGCGGTTAATTCACCACGCCAACACGCCCCTCATCGACACACCAGAACATCCCGAGCCCGTTCAAGCCCGCGACTTTATCCTACAGTGCTGGCAAAGTTTTCACGCCACCCACAACGCCCCGGTAGCCCATGCCTACCTCACGGGGCGACACAGCCTAAACCCTAACTTTCGCCACGCCATTGCTAAAAGCCTCAGCGTGCCCCTTATCTGCGCCCACCCCGTCACCGCCTTGGCTGCTAGCCCACCGTTCACAGCACAGGCCCTCAACGAGCACGCCCCCGACCTCCTCATTACTTTTGGCCTCGCCCTCAGGGCGCTAGATGGTGCCCCACCATGA
- a CDS encoding PilN domain-containing protein produces MIRLNLLPHRLAQQRAAADVLKHKACTVIAAAVGLSLGIALISWGLLWQQQQRHAYLQRLTANLAVDAQHSQALSAQIAAQQAQQAELAHLMAQQALPWFLLTQLQALLPPSLHLTQLAWQPPYLTLEGLSHSHEAIALLMTDLNQTPWLNHATLLSSQQQADAWAFALSVQMAQP; encoded by the coding sequence ATGATTCGCCTCAATCTTTTACCCCATCGTCTGGCGCAGCAGCGTGCGGCAGCGGACGTGCTCAAGCACAAGGCCTGCACCGTCATAGCCGCCGCTGTCGGCCTAAGCCTCGGCATTGCCCTCATTTCCTGGGGGCTGTTGTGGCAACAGCAGCAGCGTCACGCCTACTTACAGCGGCTCACCGCCAACCTTGCCGTCGACGCTCAGCACAGCCAAGCACTGAGCGCCCAGATCGCCGCACAACAAGCGCAGCAGGCCGAACTGGCCCACCTCATGGCACAGCAAGCCTTGCCGTGGTTTCTACTCACCCAGCTACAGGCTTTACTGCCCCCTAGCCTCCACCTCACCCAGCTGGCGTGGCAACCGCCCTACCTCACCTTAGAAGGCTTGTCCCATAGCCATGAAGCCATCGCCCTACTGATGACCGACCTGAACCAAACCCCGTGGCTCAATCACGCCACCCTTTTGTCCAGCCAACAGCAAGCCGACGCTTGGGCCTTTGCCCTCAGCGTACAGATGGCGCAACCATGA